Genomic DNA from Bacillota bacterium:
GCGGGGCAGACCTTCTCCGTGCCGCGCGGCCTGCTGCCTCACAGCGCCAGAGAAGGTGACTCCCTGCGCTGGCGCATGGAGGTGGACCGGGAGGCGACGGCCGGGAGGCGCCGGCGCATAAGGAGCCTGCTGGATCGGCTTGAGCGGTAGGGCTGATCGCAGCGAGCCAGGAGGCGGTTGGTGTCGATCAAGGGGCACGCGCGGCTGAACATGCGGCTACAGGCCCGGGCTGCCTTGCTTGCCGTCCTGCTCCTGGCGCTCCTCGGGGGGGCGGTCGGGTGCCGGCACGAACCGGCCGGCCCGAGCGCGACTCCCGGTCCCGGACAGGGTGGCGCGGGAGCGGGCGAGGCGGCGTGGCGACCGGGATGGACGGCCGTGCACTTCATCGATGTGGGGCAGGGAGACAGCATCCTCGTCCAGTTTCCTTCCGGGTTCACCATGCTCATCGACGGAGGCAGCCGCGAGGCCGGTCCCCGCGTGGTGGCTTACATACGGTCCCAGGGTGTGGAGCGCCTCGACGCCCTGGTGGTGACCCACGGGCACGAAGATCACGTGGGGGGACTGCGCGCCGTGGTCGGTTCTTTCCCCGTGGGGCGGGCGTACCTTTATCCGGGGGAACACACCACCGCCTCCTTCGAGTCACTGCTGCGGGCTCTCCTCCGGGAGAAAGTCCCGGCGACCAGGGCCCGGGCGGGTGTGGTGATCCGGGACGAAGGCGGAGAGGCCGATCTACCGGCGGGTAGCGGGCGTGAGGCGGTGCCCGCCCGCGCGGTGGCGGTGGGCCCGGTGAAGGAGTACGAGGGGGAAAACGATGCCTCCCTGGTGGTGAGGCAGGAGGTGGGCAGGGTGGCCTTCCTCTTCACCGGGGATGCCGGTGGCCAGGCAGAGAAGGACATGCTGGCTGCCAGGGCGGAGGTCGGTGCCGACGTGCTCAAGGTGGCGCACCACGGCAGTGCCTCGTCGACGGGGGAGGCTTTCCTGCGGGCGGTGCGGCCGCGCTGGGCCGTCATCAGCGTGGGGGCGCAGAATCCCTTCGGGCATCCGGCCTCCTCGGTGCTGCACAGGCTCTCCCGGGCCGGCGTGACGGTTTACCGCACGGACCGCGAGGGTACGGTGGTGTTTTTCACCGACGGCCGTCAGACCTGGATAACCAGCGAGCGCAGCGGCCCCTGATTTCACTGGCGCTAAGTCTTCCCCGGGAAGCCGCGCAGGGCGCGAGTGGCGGGCCGGGGCGACAGCGCAAGCTCTTGTTAATACAAGTACAAGGAAATTGCAATGGGCTGGTAATAACGCGGCAAGCAGGAGTGGGGGAGGCGATGTCGAATACTTAGTGTAGGCGAACAGAGTCTCTGCATAGAGATGGTCGCCTTGTATTGGGGAGGATTTGTGAAGCGGTTCACGAGAGAAGGAAGGAGGTGAAGGCGCACAGCGGGTGGCACGTCGCGCAGCTGGTAACTCGTGTCTCTCGGAGAACTGGGAGGAGGTGGGACACGGAGACCGGAATACCGGTTCCGGGCGGCAGACGGGCAGCAGCTGGAAAGGCAGGTATGGAGGGAAAGAGACATTCCGGGCGGGGGGAATGAATCGCTCTCGCCGGAGGCATGGTAGCCGGGTTCGGAAAGGGGGAGGAAAATGTCGGCGACAACAAAGAGGCCCTCGCTGGTCAAGACGGAAGACTGGTGGGCAGTATGGTTGGGCCTCTTCATCTTCGTGCTCGGACTCCTAAAGATCGGCGGCGCCGACGTCATCGGCTGGGCTGTCAAGACCAATATTTGGCTGGACATCTCCAAGGCCCTGTCGCCTGTCTCCGCGGCGTACAAGGGCTTGCCCGGCGTGGTGTCGCTGCTCCTCACGTACGTGTTCCTCCTGGTGATTACGAGCATCGGTGTGGCCGTCATGGGTGGCAAGGTGGGGAAGTATGCCGTTGGCTTCACCATCATCTTCTGGATCACCTACCTGTGCTGGATGCTCGGTAGCTACGCTTATATTGCGGCTACCCCGGACCAGCTGGCCAAGTTGAAAATCCCCTGGTCCCTGCATCTAACGGGTGAGTCCGGTTTCATCATCGCCCTGGCTGCTGGGTTGATCCTGGGCAACTTTGCCCCCGGGTTCACCAGGTTCGTCCAGGAAGCCGTGAAGCCGGAGTGGTTTATCAAGACAGCTATCGTGATCCTGGGCGCGACCATTGGGCTGAAGGCCCTGCAGTCCACGGGGCTGGCCGGGCAGGTGGTGTTCCGGGGGTTCTGCGCCATCATCGAGGCATACCTGATCTACTGGCCCCTGGTGTACCTGGTGGCCCGGAAGTACTTCAAGTTCACGCCGGAATGGGCGGCGCCCCTGGCCTCCGGTATCTCCATCTGTGGTGTGTCGGCGGCCATCGCCACCGGCGGGGCCATCAAGGCCAGGCCGGTGGTCCCCATCATCGTGTCCTCGCTGGTCATCATCTTCGCGGTGATAGAGCTGATCATTCTGCCGTTCGCGGCCCAGGCGTGGCTGTATCACCAGCCCATGGTATCGGGTGCCTGGATGGGCCTGGCGGTCAAGACCGACGGTGCCGCTGCGGCCAGCGGTGCCATGGTGGACGCGCTGATCA
This window encodes:
- a CDS encoding putative sulfate exporter family transporter; protein product: MSATTKRPSLVKTEDWWAVWLGLFIFVLGLLKIGGADVIGWAVKTNIWLDISKALSPVSAAYKGLPGVVSLLLTYVFLLVITSIGVAVMGGKVGKYAVGFTIIFWITYLCWMLGSYAYIAATPDQLAKLKIPWSLHLTGESGFIIALAAGLILGNFAPGFTRFVQEAVKPEWFIKTAIVILGATIGLKALQSTGLAGQVVFRGFCAIIEAYLIYWPLVYLVARKYFKFTPEWAAPLASGISICGVSAAIATGGAIKARPVVPIIVSSLVIIFAVIELIILPFAAQAWLYHQPMVSGAWMGLAVKTDGAAAASGAMVDALIRGKAATALGVQWQEGWMLMAATTVKVFIDIFIAIWAFILAIIWAYKIDRRPGERVSASIIWERFPKFVLGYAGTFLAVLLIGQGLTGGAVKALGAGVGQADAFRGIFFCLTFFTIGLVSNFRKLREEGMGRLALVYLICLFGFIIWIGLGISFIFFHGITPPVIK
- a CDS encoding DUF3006 domain-containing protein, with protein sequence MLIVDRFEGEWAVLEWAGQTFSVPRGLLPHSAREGDSLRWRMEVDREATAGRRRRIRSLLDRLER
- a CDS encoding ComEC/Rec2 family competence protein — protein: MSIKGHARLNMRLQARAALLAVLLLALLGGAVGCRHEPAGPSATPGPGQGGAGAGEAAWRPGWTAVHFIDVGQGDSILVQFPSGFTMLIDGGSREAGPRVVAYIRSQGVERLDALVVTHGHEDHVGGLRAVVGSFPVGRAYLYPGEHTTASFESLLRALLREKVPATRARAGVVIRDEGGEADLPAGSGREAVPARAVAVGPVKEYEGENDASLVVRQEVGRVAFLFTGDAGGQAEKDMLAARAEVGADVLKVAHHGSASSTGEAFLRAVRPRWAVISVGAQNPFGHPASSVLHRLSRAGVTVYRTDREGTVVFFTDGRQTWITSERSGP